The Leptospira brenneri genome includes a window with the following:
- a CDS encoding DUF3806 domain-containing protein yields the protein MNHSERKVRELNAKDSEWLERSNTIGYDILDWYNKNKELNPRTLDAAFQKWKLDKTDNKAPENLIAVGLGSLFGKYIKDHKKCRWAVITDSFGTDFALVSETGSEVYPINSVWKRIDPSNQDINFFEPIWTSVVEKEFENLSK from the coding sequence ATGAATCATTCAGAAAGAAAAGTTCGTGAATTGAATGCAAAGGATAGCGAATGGTTGGAGAGATCCAACACAATAGGTTATGATATCCTTGATTGGTATAACAAAAACAAAGAATTAAATCCCCGCACTTTGGATGCTGCTTTTCAAAAATGGAAATTAGATAAAACCGATAACAAAGCTCCGGAGAATTTAATTGCGGTAGGGCTTGGATCTTTGTTTGGAAAATATATAAAAGATCATAAAAAATGTAGATGGGCGGTAATCACCGATAGTTTTGGAACTGATTTTGCACTTGTGAGTGAAACAGGCTCGGAAGTTTATCCTATCAATTCTGTTTGGAAGCGCATTGATCCGAGTAACCAAGATATCAATTTCTTTGAACCAATATGGACTAGTGTAGTAGAAAAAGAATTTGAGAATTTATCGAAATGA
- a CDS encoding LA_2478/LA_2722/LA_4182 family protein yields MNLKSLLNSIFRGNKRDTVNTHLILGNMRNAINRHGLRRLEGEPVNMRNAIITNSLGNKRNAIIISVVSGFKRITINTQPFHLPILLSAFILVFVVSCKKEKGIVNIEWQNESLSLTAEICAKYRNCADKEWKSIPENLKKFTEGRLEETQCQKRFRESNAYKLIGADPLAIQSTYKECHGNILRFSCQDLQEGKIDTVGACLAFQKIQNGN; encoded by the coding sequence ATGAACTTAAAAAGTTTACTTAATTCGATATTTCGTGGGAATAAACGCGATACAGTTAACACACACTTGATTTTGGGGAATATGCGCAATGCGATTAATAGACATGGTTTACGTAGACTGGAAGGGGAACCGGTAAATATGCGCAACGCGATAATTACTAATAGTTTGGGGAATAAACGTAATGCAATTATAATCAGTGTGGTCTCAGGATTTAAACGTATTACGATTAACACCCAACCATTCCATTTACCTATACTTCTATCTGCATTTATCCTCGTTTTTGTTGTTTCTTGTAAAAAAGAAAAAGGGATTGTGAATATAGAATGGCAGAATGAATCTTTAAGTTTAACGGCAGAGATTTGTGCCAAATACAGAAATTGTGCAGATAAAGAGTGGAAGTCCATTCCTGAAAATCTAAAAAAATTTACTGAAGGCCGATTGGAAGAAACTCAATGCCAAAAAAGATTTCGAGAAAGTAATGCATACAAATTAATAGGTGCTGATCCTTTAGCGATTCAATCTACTTATAAAGAATGTCATGGCAACATTTTGCGTTTTAGCTGTCAGGATTTACAAGAAGGGAAGATTGATACTGTTGGGGCTTGTTTGGCTTTTCAAAAGATTCAAAATGGAAATTAG
- a CDS encoding flagellar motor protein MotB, whose product MRRRSRFVSKEEEHIEAHDRWLLTYADMITLLLGLFIILYAISKVDANRLTEVAKDIKRGFGLNVSSVGAILEGGSGILEDDTMEPKSQVFRLWERIGFALKTLREKAKLKLGLAETEELKLTFAGSDLASDDILKADPDLKFAFEQLAVLSKGMDIDIVVRVQIPYESQIDKSKFQNSWDYHSHRASLLAEKLVNEYGIPKEQVSVQGYAMFQKSKESDTPEKKAKEERIEILIRKKETAETSK is encoded by the coding sequence ATGAGAAGACGCTCTAGGTTTGTATCGAAAGAAGAAGAACATATAGAAGCGCATGACCGTTGGTTATTGACTTACGCTGACATGATCACTTTGCTTTTAGGTCTTTTTATTATTCTTTATGCAATTAGTAAAGTTGATGCCAACCGCCTAACGGAAGTAGCAAAAGACATCAAACGCGGATTTGGTCTAAATGTCAGTTCCGTAGGTGCGATTTTAGAAGGTGGGTCTGGAATCTTAGAAGATGACACTATGGAACCTAAGTCCCAAGTGTTTCGACTTTGGGAACGTATTGGATTTGCTTTGAAAACACTTCGCGAAAAGGCAAAGTTAAAACTTGGGCTTGCTGAAACGGAAGAGTTGAAATTAACTTTTGCGGGATCTGATTTGGCTTCGGATGATATTTTAAAAGCTGATCCAGATCTTAAATTTGCTTTTGAACAACTGGCGGTATTATCAAAAGGAATGGATATTGATATTGTAGTTCGCGTACAAATACCTTACGAATCACAAATTGATAAGTCAAAATTTCAAAATTCATGGGATTACCATTCGCACAGAGCTTCTTTACTTGCGGAAAAATTAGTGAACGAATATGGAATTCCCAAAGAACAAGTATCTGTTCAAGGTTATGCAATGTTCCAAAAATCAAAAGAATCAGACACTCCAGAAAAAAAAGCTAAAGAAGAGCGGATCGAAATCCTTATTCGTAAAAAAGAAACAGCTGAAACGAGCAAATAA
- a CDS encoding FFLEELY motif protein, translating into MKYQLTKEVTLARREIVRVQVDRFHLYYYDFFHRNETIEMAKFFFETVYNLDGKEEWESLAFTTYDKVKNMMKEGTRESVERLIELNSLTDELDIRMAELLLSKGWKLGKEMSQDEYFSLFCELDSREIRKKQLEVVLFNLKKFYELAHKPVSAYIIKPAAMMSRFLGVYPLFKKVEQGYYATLPVNQDLFNEFYAMVNEKEWAFLYKAFPSLKEEI; encoded by the coding sequence ATGAAATATCAGCTCACGAAAGAAGTCACACTTGCAAGAAGAGAGATTGTTCGTGTCCAAGTAGATCGATTTCACCTATATTATTATGATTTTTTTCATCGAAATGAAACTATTGAAATGGCGAAATTTTTCTTTGAAACAGTTTATAATTTAGATGGTAAAGAAGAATGGGAATCCTTAGCTTTCACCACTTATGACAAAGTGAAAAATATGATGAAAGAGGGCACAAGAGAAAGTGTCGAAAGATTGATAGAACTCAATTCCCTCACTGACGAATTGGACATCAGGATGGCAGAACTTCTTCTTTCTAAGGGTTGGAAATTAGGTAAAGAAATGAGCCAAGATGAATATTTCTCTTTGTTTTGTGAATTGGATAGCCGTGAAATTCGAAAAAAACAATTAGAAGTTGTTCTTTTTAATCTTAAAAAATTCTATGAGTTGGCACATAAACCGGTAAGTGCATATATCATTAAACCTGCTGCAATGATGTCTCGTTTTTTAGGAGTCTATCCTTTGTTTAAAAAAGTTGAGCAAGGTTACTACGCGACTTTACCAGTGAATCAGGATTTATTTAACGAGTTTTATGCAATGGTAAACGAAAAGGAATGGGCTTTTTTATATAAAGCCTTTCCTAGTCTCAAAGAGGAAATATGA
- a CDS encoding LIC13341 family surface-exposed protein → MNLSIPFRFTVTLLFASLSFVSCSQKEVPSDSEIRAAIYGSDQGQPVRVLGQKQINLDETPEIETLVLFQSGTSEVLAAFRRDGSSWSFLWKLEFFLQNLGEMFYDAKLKTWVPGSAPGKEKVTFSGDCLRRIVLAELPGDNFNSVFIEVLSEEPPLGLFSVPMGYRKGKKIWDGLQLKEHEELKRSKRVDFEYSNKDKSFRIFPTNPNYSQEFVFNGWEMIPNLPMQPVPSFVSFEVTPKFEIGKESLVTLQLKNRGNYVSLAYLSLSFPEAGSVRLAGETQGVRLYKKGDIVFNVIANKKIPADYSLLEVTKEGWANNFRYGIKFYYTPKDSVTPKILFRSTYKFYHEIVSIPNQFSIAPFERDQQGFPSYLLGAPTN, encoded by the coding sequence ATGAATTTATCCATTCCGTTTCGATTTACAGTGACTTTACTTTTCGCATCGCTTTCTTTCGTATCTTGTTCTCAAAAGGAAGTCCCTTCCGATTCGGAAATTCGGGCCGCCATCTACGGCAGTGACCAGGGACAACCGGTTCGTGTTTTAGGCCAAAAGCAGATCAATTTGGATGAAACCCCAGAAATAGAGACCTTGGTTTTGTTCCAATCTGGGACAAGTGAAGTTCTAGCAGCTTTTCGTAGAGATGGCTCGAGTTGGAGCTTTCTTTGGAAGTTGGAATTTTTCCTTCAAAACTTAGGGGAAATGTTCTATGATGCGAAACTGAAAACCTGGGTTCCTGGATCGGCTCCGGGAAAAGAAAAGGTTACTTTTTCTGGGGACTGCCTGCGTCGGATCGTTTTAGCGGAACTTCCTGGAGATAATTTTAATTCCGTATTTATTGAAGTTCTTTCCGAAGAACCACCGTTAGGTTTATTTTCGGTACCGATGGGATACCGCAAAGGGAAAAAAATATGGGATGGGCTTCAACTGAAAGAACACGAAGAATTAAAAAGAAGTAAACGTGTGGATTTTGAATACAGTAACAAAGACAAATCTTTTCGTATTTTTCCAACAAATCCCAATTATTCTCAAGAATTTGTTTTTAATGGATGGGAAATGATTCCCAATCTTCCTATGCAACCAGTTCCTTCTTTTGTGTCTTTTGAAGTGACTCCAAAATTTGAAATTGGAAAAGAATCACTTGTGACGTTACAATTAAAGAATCGTGGAAACTATGTTAGTTTGGCATATTTATCTTTGTCATTCCCCGAAGCTGGAAGTGTTCGATTGGCAGGAGAAACTCAAGGAGTTCGTTTATATAAAAAAGGCGATATTGTATTTAACGTGATTGCAAATAAAAAGATTCCAGCGGATTATTCCTTGTTGGAAGTTACAAAAGAAGGTTGGGCAAATAACTTTCGTTATGGAATTAAATTTTATTACACACCGAAAGATTCTGTTACACCGAAAATTTTATTTCGTTCTACTTATAAATTTTATCACGAGATTGTTTCTATCCCCAATCAATTTTCAATAGCACCATTTGAGAGAGACCAACAAGGATTCCCTTCCTATCTTTTGGGAGCGCCGACGAACTAA
- a CDS encoding MliC family protein: MKTSYQSKFFSKIAIIAAIFLPTFFCTPAYEEIKAVYQGHNGQKVTAMYHNPLDGENTFSVTLKIPYEQLITLNQAEAASGVRYTDDKTLVWWTKGVEAFMMKPDGKGDWEITGMFKEIIKQENR, from the coding sequence TTGAAAACATCTTACCAATCGAAATTCTTCTCTAAGATTGCTATAATAGCTGCTATTTTCCTACCTACTTTCTTTTGTACACCTGCTTACGAAGAAATCAAAGCAGTTTATCAAGGTCATAATGGTCAAAAAGTTACGGCTATGTATCACAATCCGTTAGATGGAGAAAATACATTTTCTGTAACTCTAAAAATTCCCTATGAACAATTGATTACGTTGAATCAAGCAGAGGCAGCATCAGGAGTTCGTTATACCGATGACAAAACTTTAGTTTGGTGGACAAAAGGTGTTGAAGCTTTTATGATGAAACCGGATGGAAAAGGTGATTGGGAGATAACAGGTATGTTTAAAGAAATAATCAAACAGGAAAATCGGTGA
- a CDS encoding metallophosphoesterase — translation MKLEIGYNFPFEIRKETLNGNCKDNFSILFLSDLHLNFFTKTKIYEITNKIEDLNPTMILFGGDYVDSKQGLIQLKILLVSLSHRQNLFAIAGNHDYFFGIEKIKKTMEVNNVFWIEKESIHLRINNTTIRITGNLMKNEEKKSDFSILVLHNPNSIEQLKEHHDTVFAGHLHGCQFVFWKKEGALYPGKFFYKWNILKATKDGCHYFISKGLGDTLPVRFNCKRDMIFLQVNGNRKD, via the coding sequence ATGAAATTAGAGATAGGTTATAATTTTCCATTTGAAATTAGAAAAGAAACGCTGAATGGTAATTGCAAAGATAATTTCAGCATTTTGTTTCTCTCTGATTTACACTTAAATTTTTTTACGAAAACAAAAATTTACGAAATCACTAATAAGATCGAAGATTTAAATCCCACAATGATTTTGTTTGGCGGTGATTATGTAGATTCAAAGCAGGGACTTATTCAATTAAAAATATTACTTGTTTCATTATCACATAGGCAAAATCTTTTTGCAATTGCAGGCAATCATGACTATTTCTTCGGAATTGAAAAAATTAAAAAAACTATGGAAGTAAATAATGTCTTTTGGATTGAAAAAGAGTCAATCCATCTCCGAATCAATAACACTACAATTAGAATTACAGGAAATTTGATGAAAAATGAAGAGAAAAAATCAGATTTTTCCATTTTGGTTTTGCATAACCCCAACTCCATCGAACAACTAAAAGAACACCATGACACGGTTTTTGCTGGCCACCTTCATGGTTGCCAATTTGTATTTTGGAAAAAGGAAGGTGCCCTTTATCCTGGAAAATTTTTTTATAAATGGAACATTCTTAAAGCAACAAAAGACGGTTGCCATTATTTCATAAGTAAAGGATTAGGAGATACTTTACCCGTAAGATTCAACTGCAAAAGAGATATGATTTTTCTTCAAGTGAATGGGAATCGGAAGGATTAA